Proteins encoded in a region of the Chelonoidis abingdonii isolate Lonesome George chromosome 2, CheloAbing_2.0, whole genome shotgun sequence genome:
- the FGF17 gene encoding fibroblast growth factor 17 — protein sequence MGMPQQDCYRMVPGDKAYTVPAPCMGHFSGPAEQLEEAEPLILAELPVIQFLVPAFILCIYLFFFLLASDMQQYVSLQNLSICFQLLMLSCQTQGENQPSPNFNQYVRDQGAMTDQLSRRQIREYQLYSRTSGKHVQVNGKRITATAEDGNKFAKLIVETDTFGSRVRIKGAESEKYICMSKRGKLIGKPNGKSKDCIFTEIVLENNYTAFQNARHEGWYMAFTRKGRPRKATKSRQNQREAHFIKRLYRGQLPFPNNAERQKQFEFVGSSSPTRRTKRTRTPRPRT from the exons ATGGGGATGCCACAGCAGGACTGTTACCGCATGGTCCCAGGGGACAAAGCCTACACAGTGCCTGCACCCTGTATGG GCCACTTCTCCGGGCCggcagagcagctggaggaagCTGAGCCCCTCATTCTTGCCGAGCTGCCTGTGATCCAGTTCCTTGTACCAGCT ttcattttatgtatttatctctttttttttcttttggcaagCGACATGCAGCAGTACGTCAGCCTCCAAAACCTTTCCAT ATGTTTCCAGCTCTTAATGCTCTCCTGTCAAACCCAG GGGGAGAATCAACCGTCTCCTAATTTTAACCAGTACGTGAGGGACCAGGGCGCCATGACAGACCAGCTGAGCCGAAGGCAGATCAGGGAATACCAGCTCTACAGCCGGACCAGTGGCAAGCATGTCCAGGTGAATGGCAAAAGGATCACCGCCACAGCAGAGGATGGCAACAAATTCG CAAAGCTGATTGTGGAGACGGACACTTTTGGGAGCCGTGTGCGCATCAAGGGAGCCGAGAGCGAGAAATACATCTGCATGAGCAAGAGGGGGAAGCTCATTGGAAAA cccaATGGCAAGAGCAAAGACTGCATCTTCACTGAGATCGTTCTGGAGAACAACTACACAGCTTTCCAGAATGCCCGCCACGAGGGCTGGTACATGGCCTTCACGCGCAAGGGCCGCCCTCGGAAAGCCACCAAGAGCCGCCAGAACCAGCGGGAGGCACACTTCATCAAGCGCCTCTACCGCGGCCAGCTGCCCTTCCCCAACAACGCCGAGCGGCAGAAGCAGTTTGAGTTTGTGGGATCCTCCTCCCCGACGCGCCGGACGAAGCGCACCCGCACCCCTCGGCCCCGCACGTAG